In a genomic window of Anoxybacter fermentans:
- a CDS encoding ArsR/SmtB family transcription factor: MEILEAKSEILKALAHPVRLCIVKGLIETEFCNVTKMQSCLEIPQSTISQHLTKLKAAGIIEGKREGVKINYSVVNKDARKIIKALFEK, encoded by the coding sequence ATGGAAATTTTAGAAGCTAAAAGTGAAATTTTAAAGGCCCTGGCTCATCCTGTTCGCCTATGTATTGTGAAAGGGCTTATCGAAACAGAATTTTGTAATGTAACCAAAATGCAATCATGTCTTGAAATTCCACAATCTACTATTTCTCAACATCTAACCAAACTTAAAGCAGCAGGAATTATTGAAGGAAAACGTGAAGGAGTCAAAATTAACTATTCTGTTGTTAATAAAGATGCCAGAAAGATCATTAAAGCCCTTTTTGAGAAATAA